In Salvia miltiorrhiza cultivar Shanhuang (shh) chromosome 4, IMPLAD_Smil_shh, whole genome shotgun sequence, the DNA window ACAACTTATCTTTGACTTTAGGCATTAACCCTTTACCACTTGACCAACTCACGCACACTATAGAATTGAATTATTGTTAGAGTTGAAAAAATGTTTAAGCTATAGATTAGCTCAGAGGTCCCTATTCGATTAGGGCctctatattatatatgtatgccTACTGTAAATCACACGATTTATTTCCGCAAAATATTTACTCTCTTCATCCCActtcaataggctcacttcttttgggcacggagattaagaaaatttactttttaatagAAAAGTGGTAATAAGTGGTGTGGTTCCCACCAATTAaatacaatttttatcaaaaaaaagagcctattgaagtgggacattccaaaaagaaaaatgagcctattggaatgggacggagggagtataacactTTGAATGTTTGAATACTTATGACACTTTGAATATTTACTTTATTGTAGTGTTTATTATGATGATAGCATATTCACTTATTTATCATACTTCCCTAATGATATAaagtaaaactttttttttttcgtaaaTGATAATTTGTTGCTCTAATAATCACTTATTAGATAATATTCCCTCCGTGTCATTAGACTTGTTCCATTTTTTTTAGCACAGTTATTAAGgagaatataattaatatagtaaaaatgtgtaaatgtgtgttgatagtgtaaaattattatcaaatataGAAATATGATAAGATTAATGAAACatctaaaaaagaaaacaggaCAAGATCAACGGGACCGAaggtataattaattttatttggaacatgataacataataattgttttttttatgcGAGGGAACATAACTTAATAGTAATTGTTTCTTGAGCTGTAGTATAACTTAATAATTGCTGCAACATGTTTATCAGCACTAATCTAGAAATCCCCCCTTAAAGAAACATTAACAAAAAATCTAGAAATCTCTCACAGTCACACTTGAACTCGATCTTCATCTCTGACCGTCCGATCACCCCGACATCAATACAACGTTCAAACAAAATTTCCAATCAAGAAACAGCGCAACACCGTAGCAcacctccccccccccccccccgctcTCCGGCCAACAAAACGATGTCGTCCAGCGCCGACTCCCCGTCCCCCGCCGCCGTCGATACGACGCCGTTACTCGCCGACCAGATCTTCCGCGCCCGCCGCCGCCCCCGCTTCCTCCGCCGACCACCCAGCCTCCGCGGCGCCGCTAACTTCCTCCGTCGCGCCAGCAGCCGGAGCCGCGCCATGCGCGAGCCCTCTGTCCGCGTCCGAGAAGCAGCCACCGATCAAATCGAGGAGCGGCAGAGTGATTGGGCTTACTCTAAGCCGATAGTGATTTTAGACCTCGTTTGGAACATCGCCTTCGTAATCGTCTCGATTTCGGTGCTGATTATGAGCCGGAACGAGACGCCCTCGATGCCGTTAAGGCTCTGGACTGTGGGTTACGCGCTGCAGTGCGTTCTCCACGCAGTGTGTGTTTGCTGGGAGTATAAGAAGAGGTACTCGGAGCAGAATTTGGAAGTGAGCGACGGAGCTCAATTAGGGCACAGTCGGAATTACTCGAATTCGAGCTCCGGAAGTGATGACGTGGATTCTGGCGGTTATTTTTCCGATCATCGGCAGAGTGATGATGAAGCTAGGTACAGTTTAATTTCGTGCGATCGATGTTTTGAGGGTTTCTGATTTCTTTAATGCAATTAATTCTCATAATTCTGTGATTTTTAGGGGGCAATGTTCTTATTTTCACCTGAGTTCGGTATGTTAAAATTATGTGACTAATATGAAAGAATGTGCTAGACAAATTAGCAAGAGATAAGTTGATTACTAGGTGCCTAAAAAAGTTATAATTTCTTAAggaggcgtttactttgaaggattagtcttgatagatagaaatagtaaggttaattccaaggcccttgattatccTTGTTTACTTTATTGgcttgaaactttgggatatcgtaaggcccttgattatttctatcatttgagctagttttgcttgcATCTTATCCCATTAAAAgggtgagattggagaaatcttaTATTAAGGATataaatactcaatcatgcaaagtaaacgcccctaaTTGTGACATTTGTGAATCAGGCTTCAGATTTTATCATGTAGACTTGTTTTCAATTTGGACTGAGAATTTTCAGTCAAGAACTGTTGGTGCTTGATGAACTATGAGAAGTTTGCAAACAAGGTGCAAAATAATTGCGACTCCTCCTTTGCTGAAATTAGTTGGAAGGAATTGAGAAAAGAAGAGAATTAGTTTGAGTCAATGGCCACAGTGTACCAAGTATTTATTCATTACATTTTCTTGAATTAGTTGGAAGGAATTCAGCAAAGAGAATTAATTTGAGTCAATGGCCATAGAATACCAAGTATTATTAATTACACAACTTGTTGGTTCTGACAGTTAATGCCCTCACCTTTTTCTGATGTCAATTTCATCTATGAGCCCTGTGTTTTCCCTAACTCCTAAGTATGACTGTGAGCATGATCCAAGAAGCTTTCCATTGATCTATTATGCTCCTTATTATCTgaattaaatgatttttttatgaTTACAAAGCTAACTTGCTGTTATTTGATTTGGCAGCGTTGCTAAGCATCTGGAGTCTGCAAATACTATGTTCTCATTTATTTGGTGGATAATTGGTTTCTACTGGGTCTCTGCTGGTGGCCAAAGTCTGACTAGTGAAGCACCTCAGCTTTACTGGTTGGTCTGAGTACTCTATGTACTGAAGCTATTTCAGTTTTGCTTATGTCCCGTTTGTGTTTATGAATCCTCGACTATTTCTCTTGCAGGTTGTGCATAACATTTTTGGCGTTCGATGTGTTTTTTGTTGTCATTTGCGTTGCTGTAGCGTGTGTTATTGGACTTGCTGTTTGCTGCTGTCTACCTTGTATCATTGCAATCTTATATGCTGTTGCCGACCAGGTAGGTTACATGTATCTTTTAGTTGCCACAATCCGTGAAGTTATGCCTTGTTGATGTGAAACAGTTTTTGCTCTTTCTTGTAATAAGGATTAGACCAGACTAGTTTAACAATCTTATATGGTGTTACTAACGCCAAAATTTTCTTATTAAGCCGGGAAGGATAATTTACCTCCTGTTATGAGGTGCAGTGACAACTAATGCTATATGTGCGCCTGAATGGCTAGCAATTGCAAGCAGTTATAATCTAGGGCGATATTAGTATAATCCGAAAATCACACATACTGACAGAAAGTACACCCTCAAGCCTGCTAGGCCCCTCTTAATGCCCCACTTACTATCGTCTCGATATCAAATGCCTTTGGTGCTTGTTAGTTCTGCACTGACCAATGAATGGAATGTTATATCTGCTATTATACTAGACATCAAATGAAATTTCCGTAGTTCTGAGTGGTGCCACTCGTATAATCTTTGCTAGCTCTAGAACCCTTGTGTAGAATCAGCTTGCAATGGCTGGCTAGGCAGTGGTGCAGCTGCTTCTTGAGGGTGTACTTTCTGTCATTGATGTGTATACTTTTTGTTACTTTTGATACCATTGCTAATTGTGATGTCAATTTATCATATTTATGCCATGAGTGTGTTCTTCTTGTTTGTGTTACAGGAGGGAGCTACTAAGGATGACATTGAGAGACTACCTAAATACAAATTTCGGAAAATTGGTGATTTTGAGAAGCAAAGTGGTGAAATTCAAGGATCATTTGGTGGAATAATGACTGAATTCGACACCGACTCACCCATTGAGCATGTCCTTCCTCTAGAGGATGCTGTATGTTATTACTTCAACATTGTTGCTTTTGCAAACCAGATTGATGAGTTATATTCTATGCATGCTTTGGTGTTCAACCATTTATCATACAGACACCCCCTGCTTCTGGATCGTGGCATCGGCAAACTTAaccatagtttgagtttgaggtgTCGTTATACTGCATTACTTTGGAATCCATCTGCTTCTGACTAATCCTGCAATCCAATGCAGGAATGCTGCATTTGCCTCTGTGCTTACGACGATGGAACTGAACTGCGGGAGCTCCCTTGCGCCCACCACTTTCACGCGGCTTGTATAGACAAGTGGCTGTACATGAACGCCACCTGCCCTCTCTGCAAGTTCAACATACTCAAAAATGGCAACCTAAGTGGTAGTGAAGAAGCATGATCATCGAAAAAAGGCTACCTCCATCACTCTGGGCATATTCCATCGTGCATCCCGGATGCGCCCCTGCCCCGACCCAACCCTGACCCTCGACGCGGCGTGGGCCCATTTATGTAATATATACCTACTATATATAGGCCTTCGCTGTTAAATATACTGAATTCATATGGTGTTCGATAGTAGTAAATGTTGAAGCcctgtgtttgtatcccaaacTTATAAACGTGAGCTACTAGAAGAGCCATGTTTTTTTGGTTTCTCACGAGTGTTGCACTCTGTTTTGTAAGAGAAAGAACAACCATGTATTTATGCTGACGTCATTCGTCGATTTTATGTAAATCATTGTGCGCCATTACTGTCTACTACTTTTGATTTCGCAAGGTCTGTTTTCTCTGAAACTCTCATATTTAAAGATgattgagaaaaaagaaaattgaaaaaaatatttactacTTTCATAAAAAGTAGTTGAAAAAAAGTTTGGAAAGGGATGCTCAGCAGCGCCGGTTATCGTCTGAGTATATCAGAAGAAGCGACGGACCCAACCGTCGCCGACGGCGCAGTTATCATCATAGCGAACCCAATGCACCAGCCGGGAATCGAACCCGGGTCTGTACCGTGGCAGGGTACTATTCTACCACTAGACCACTGGTGCTTCTTGTACTAAGGCTTCtcttaataatatatatttcatttgttgacgaaacatttttttttcattgagaTAGAGACGAGTTATAAGAGAAGTTAGTTGTGTATTTAACAAGGGGAGACGGGTGATAGTTAGTGAGTTATGAGTCTTTTAATGATGGTATGTGTGTAAGTATATTGTGACATAACAATAACATGCAAGATCAGTTATGGTTTATGAATTTTAGCCTTCTCTATTACAAAGATTTA includes these proteins:
- the LOC131020681 gene encoding E3 ubiquitin-protein ligase At1g63170-like isoform X1, translating into MSSSADSPSPAAVDTTPLLADQIFRARRRPRFLRRPPSLRGAANFLRRASSRSRAMREPSVRVREAATDQIEERQSDWAYSKPIVILDLVWNIAFVIVSISVLIMSRNETPSMPLRLWTVGYALQCVLHAVCVCWEYKKRYSEQNLEVSDGAQLGHSRNYSNSSSGSDDVDSGGYFSDHRQSDDEASVAKHLESANTMFSFIWWIIGFYWVSAGGQSLTSEAPQLYWLCITFLAFDVFFVVICVAVACVIGLAVCCCLPCIIAILYAVADQEGATKDDIERLPKYKFRKIGDFEKQSGEIQGSFGGIMTEFDTDSPIEHVLPLEDAVCYYFNIVAFANQIDELYSMHALVFNHLSYRHPLLLDRGIGKLNHSLSLRCRYTALLWNPSASD
- the LOC131020681 gene encoding E3 ubiquitin-protein ligase At1g12760-like isoform X2; this translates as MSSSADSPSPAAVDTTPLLADQIFRARRRPRFLRRPPSLRGAANFLRRASSRSRAMREPSVRVREAATDQIEERQSDWAYSKPIVILDLVWNIAFVIVSISVLIMSRNETPSMPLRLWTVGYALQCVLHAVCVCWEYKKRYSEQNLEVSDGAQLGHSRNYSNSSSGSDDVDSGGYFSDHRQSDDEASVAKHLESANTMFSFIWWIIGFYWVSAGGQSLTSEAPQLYWLCITFLAFDVFFVVICVAVACVIGLAVCCCLPCIIAILYAVADQEGATKDDIERLPKYKFRKIGDFEKQSGEIQGSFGGIMTEFDTDSPIEHVLPLEDAECCICLCAYDDGTELRELPCAHHFHAACIDKWLYMNATCPLCKFNILKNGNLSGSEEA